GTTGTGGAGCTTAAAAGGGTGGTGGAGAAGAACGGAAAAGTATTATACGAGGATACTTTTATAAGTAATTACCAGCCTTGGAAAGCGGTTTATTTGGTGGGGACGGCGGAATAATAATCTACATTTACTATAGTAATGTTGTTGGAATCTTTGGTAAGGGTTATAGTTATAGTCTCGTTTCCCTTTTTGTAAATTGCCGGGCTTACTAATTTCCACCCGTTTTTAGTTAGCATGTTTTTGTAATAGCTTAATACTGTGGAGGGGGAGTTTGTAGTTTGTTGGGTAATAGATTCGCTATTTTTTAAGATGCTTTGACTCATTATTTGGGAGTTGGGGTATTTTAGGGCGAAGGCTATGGTTTTTTCACCGGCAACGGTTCCTTCGCTTTTAAGGGCAAGGGTTGGTTTGTAGGCTTGAAATTCCAAAAACGCAAGAATTCCAAGGAACAAGGCGATAAAAGGAAAGCTGATAATTAGTATCTTTTGAATAGCAGGTTTCATTCTAGTATAATAGTACCACTTGCCGGCCCCGTCGTCTAGCGGTTAGGACATCGCCTTCTCAAGGCGGGAATCGAGGGTTCGAATCCCTCCGGGGTCACTAAAAATATGCTATACTATATTTATGAATCAAAGCCAGTACAAACAAATCGTTTGGGATTACAATTTAAAACTGAAAGATTTCCAGCAAATTTTGGCGGGTAAGAAAAAAATGGGTTGGCTTAATCAAGAGTGGGCAATTGGACGGGTTCTAGAAAACCTCAACTATTATGAAGCAAGAAAATTAATTTCTCTAAAACAACTCGCGCAGTACTGGCCGAAAGTTAAAAAGCGTATTTATAATAAAACAATTAAAAAAGGCTATGACTTCGTTTTACACCAATACACTTTATCCACTGCAAGATAAAGTTCTAAAGTTAATATCCCCTCTCCAAACCCCGTTTTACTTAACCGGAGGTACTGCCCTCTCTCGCTTTTACTTTAACCACCGCTATTCTGAAGATTTAGACATGTTTGTAAATCAAGATACCCACTTTTCCAAGTATGTTGAAAGGATAATTTCCCAATTAACCCCCCTTAAAATTTTAGTTACCCATCGTTCGGAAAGCTATTTTTCGATAAAAGTGGATAAAATACTCAAAGTTGACTTTGTTAATGATACCGTAGGACATACTGGAAAATTCAAGAGGGTTGCCATTTTTTCCAAAATAGATAGTTTAGAGAACATATTAGCCAATAAAGTTTCGGCTCTAATTAGCCGTGAGGAGCCAAAAGACATTGTTGATTTATGGATTATTGCCAAAAATAAGAAGGTTAATTGGAAAAAAACTTTTTCTAATGTAAACACTAAAACTGTGGGCATTTTCCCTCCCGCAGTTGCTGAAAAAATAAGCGCTTTCCCCGTGGAGGAAATTAACCAAATTAAGTGGGTTAAAAGAGTTCCAGATAAAGAAATATTTAAAGCGGACTTAAACGGAATTGTCCAGCAAATTCTTGCTCTGTAACAATAATCTAGGGTTCGAACATCCCTCCGGGGGCACAAAAAACCTGTGTCCAAAATATGCTATACTATTTTCATAGAGATACATATGAAAGACCAAACCAATATTGGTAACCAAAATACCCAGCAAAACATACAAAATCCGATGAGTCAGACTGTTAAAGCCCCCAAAAAATCAAAAATAAATTACTGGATAATTTACACAGTTCCGCTTTTGTTTATTCTACTAATAGTTGGATTGTGGTTTATTTTAAATTCTAAAAATAGGATACCTTCTGATAAATTACCAGTAACAAATAATAAAAAGCAGGCGGCAGATAAATTAATCCCATCTAGTTACATATTTCAAACGTTTGTCCGAGGTAATGTTTGTGCTTATCGAATTGGGTCTGATCCTAATACAATAGATCCTTTCTGTAAGTATTGGCAAGTTAATCCAATAACTAAAATAATTGACGAATTACCAGTTAACCACCCATATTTCAAACAAATATATGCCGAACAACAAAAAGCATATGAAGGCATTCAGAGAGGGGTATGTACAGATTCAAAAAGCGAAGAGATATGTATAAAAGTAGCAAGCCAGGATAATGATAATAAGTTTTTATACACGATTGATTTTGAAAATAATCTTCCTACTAGCGCATGGATACGAACTGTAGACACGAATAATAAAGAAAAAATTATTGAGGATATTAAAAGTACAGGCTGCGAAGGACAAATTTCGTCTTGGTCTGAAAATTCAGGAGATATCCTTTTTACAACCCAATGGTATAACACACCAAAATCTCAATCTGGAGAAATGCTAAAATCACTGTGTATATATAACTATAAAACCGGTAATGTCATATATAAAAAATTGCTTCCGGTCGACACATACAATCTTCATAAAGACGATATGATAAATGGACGAGTTTATCTTGACAATATAATTATTGATTACAGAAATAACTATGAAGATAATTTACCGGTAATAGAAAATAAAGAGGTAATATACGACGAATACGGAAAATTGTTTCGAAATGGCTTAATACTTGTAAAATCAGAAACACCAGATGCTTTCTATATACAGCAATATGATATAAATACCAA
This is a stretch of genomic DNA from Patescibacteria group bacterium. It encodes these proteins:
- a CDS encoding nucleotidyl transferase AbiEii/AbiGii toxin family protein, with product MTSFYTNTLYPLQDKVLKLISPLQTPFYLTGGTALSRFYFNHRYSEDLDMFVNQDTHFSKYVERIISQLTPLKILVTHRSESYFSIKVDKILKVDFVNDTVGHTGKFKRVAIFSKIDSLENILANKVSALISREEPKDIVDLWIIAKNKKVNWKKTFSNVNTKTVGIFPPAVAEKISAFPVEEINQIKWVKRVPDKEIFKADLNGIVQQILAL